The DNA sequence GGATCGTTCCCAAAGCGAAGCACAACGGAGCGATCTTCGCCGTGCCTGCGGAATACCAGCGGCGCGTCGCGCGCTTCTTTCGCTTGCACCTCGCGCCGAGCACGAGAACGCCGGCCGGCTAAAACGGCGGCCAAGCCCGCACCCAGGCGATCGCGAGATACGCCAGCACGGGAAAGGCGACGAAAACCGTGCCGTAGGTGTAAAGCGTCGTCCAAGTTCGTCGGGGCCAGCGCGCCATAACCAATCACGTTCTTTCGGAGACCACGGAATCGGAAACCGTCGAGGATCGCGTGCCGGTGCTTCCCGCATCGCACACCGCCCGAATGCCGATCGTCGCCCGCAGTTCTTCTTCGGCGGGTTCCGACAGCCGCACGTCGATCCTCGCCGCATAGGGCAAGACCGTGATGTGGATCAGTCGCGCTTCGAGGTCGTCGAGCGTCTCGGTTTCCAAGACGGGTATGCGCTCGAACGGCGGACAGAACACGAGATGGATCGAGGCCTGCCTGCTCCCAACCTCGAATCGGGCCCGTGCATAGCCTTCTAAGACATCGCTTCCCGAAGTGTCGACGGATCGCTTCCAGCTTTGCGAAACGTGCGACTCGTCGGGCTCAACGGCCTCAAGTTCCGCTGATTCGGCTTCGGCCATCGCGGCGGCAAGCTTCGGCGCGATCACGGCGGCCGAGCGTTCGCTCGCGCGCATCGATCGGACACGAAACCAAGCTGCCTCACCGGCCAGGAGCGCGAGCCACAAGAACGCGAGCGACGGGAGCGAGGTTCCCGGCATCGACAACGCCGAACCGATCAAGACGAGAGCCGCCGTCGGTAAGTACCATACGACCGCTTCCGAAGCCGCCGACACCCCGCCGAAGAGCGAGATCGCGGGTCGCTCGAAATGTCGCAGCGCCGTGCGATGGAGCGCCGCTAGGCAGACGACCGCGAGCGCGACCGACAAGGCGGTACCGAGCGTGGGAGGAGCCTCGAGCGCACCGGCCGCACGTCGAGCGACCAACAACAGCGCCGCGCCGACTAAGACCGTGCCCGGCACCCAACGCAGCACGCATCCCAAAGAAAAACCGACGTCGCCGCCGAAGAGTTCGGCAGCGAGCGTCGGTTTTTGGATCGCGGATGGGGTCATTACCTGGAGCTACTTCGACGCAGCGACCAAGCCGGCTGCTTCGGCCAACTCGGCGGCGCGGTGCGTGCTTTCCCAGCTGAACGTCTTCTCGCTCCGGCCGAAGTGCCCGCCGGCGGCCGTGGCCCGATAGATCGGACGACGGAGCTCGAGATACTCGATGATCCCGCGCGGAGTCATTTTGAACGTCTTGCGGACGAGGTCGCAGAGGAGCTCGTCGTCGACCTTGCCCGTCCCTTGGGTATCGACGTACACGCTCACCGGCTCGGCGACGCCGATCGCGTAGGCGAGTTGCACTTCGCAGCGGTCGGCCAGTTCGGCGGCCACGATGTTCTTCGCGATGTGGCGCGCCATGTACGCGGCGCTTCGATCGACCTTCGTCGGATCCTTGCCGCTGAACGCGCCGCCGCCGTGCCGACCCCAGCCGCCGTAGGTGTCGACGATGATCTTCCGGCCCGTGAGACCGGTATCGCCGTGCGGACCGCCGACGACGAACTTGCCCGTCGGGTTGATGTGGTACTTGATGTCGTCCGAGACGAGCTCGGCCGGCAGCAGCGGCTTGATGATCTTGTTGATCACGTAGTCTTTGATTTGAGCATGCGTCACGCTCTCGTCGTGTTGCGTCGAGACGACGACCGTGTCGATCCGCACCGGCTTGAAGCCTTCGTATTCGATCGTGACTTGGCTCTTGCTGTCGGGCCGGAGCCACGAGACGTCCTTCTTTTCGCGCGCCGCGGTGAGTGCGTTGGTGATGCGATGCGAGAGCGCGATCGGCAGCGGCATCAGTTCCGGCGTATCGTTGCAGGCATAACCGAACATCAACCCTTGATCCCCGGCGCCGATGTCTTTACCGGCCGCTTGATCGTCGTTCACACCTTGGGCGATGTCCGGGCTCTGACTATGCAGCCGGAG is a window from the Planctomycetia bacterium genome containing:
- the metK gene encoding methionine adenosyltransferase yields the protein MADRKYLFTSESVSNGHPDKLADQISDGVLDALLAQDPMSRVACETLVTTDFCCVAGEITSKAKPDFEKVVRQVIREVGYTHDDIGFCADTCELQLRLHSQSPDIAQGVNDDQAAGKDIGAGDQGLMFGYACNDTPELMPLPIALSHRITNALTAAREKKDVSWLRPDSKSQVTIEYEGFKPVRIDTVVVSTQHDESVTHAQIKDYVINKIIKPLLPAELVSDDIKYHINPTGKFVVGGPHGDTGLTGRKIIVDTYGGWGRHGGGAFSGKDPTKVDRSAAYMARHIAKNIVAAELADRCEVQLAYAIGVAEPVSVYVDTQGTGKVDDELLCDLVRKTFKMTPRGIIEYLELRRPIYRATAAGGHFGRSEKTFSWESTHRAAELAEAAGLVAASK